The following are from one region of the Salvia splendens isolate huo1 chromosome 2, SspV2, whole genome shotgun sequence genome:
- the LOC121776008 gene encoding uncharacterized protein LOC121776008 encodes MSPYRLVFGKMCHLPVGVEHQAYWAVKKINMNTEAGAAERRMQLQELEELCLDAYDSAMWYKEKTKMWHDKNLRKKELKVGQKVLLFQSRLKLMPGNLRLRWIGHYTIVAIRTNGAIELQGRDPDSPTFMVNGHKVKPYREGMEAFVVDDLPLLMPNSCQ; translated from the coding sequence atgtccccataccggcTTGTATTTGGGAAAATGTGCCATCTACCTGTGGGGGTGGAACATCAAGCCTACTGGGCAGTGAAGAAAATTAATATGAATACCGAGGCTGGAGCTGCAGAGAGGAGAATGCAGCTACAAGAGCTTGAAGAACTCTGTCTGGACGCCTAtgactctgccatgtggtacaaggaaaagactaAGATGTGGCACGATAAGAACCTTCGCaagaaggaactcaaggtggGTCAAAAGGTACTGCTATTCCAATCCAGACTGAAATTGATGCCAGGAAACCTTAGGTTAAGGTGGATAGGCCATTACACCATTGTCGCCATCCGAACGAATGGAGCAATCGAACTCCAAGGAAGAGATCCAGATTCGCCTACCTTCATGGTGAATGGTCACAAGGTAAAACCGTACAGAGAAGGAATGGAGGCATTCGTGGTGGACGACCttccactactcatgcctaaCTCTTGCCAGTAA
- the LOC121791709 gene encoding protein ETHYLENE INSENSITIVE 3-like → MMMFEDIGFCGDLDFFAMKEAADVCTAQTSAANADAEAEGRGVGEDDDYTDDEEIDVDELERRMWRDKMRLKRLKEMKSKGREGVDAAKSQEQARRKKMSRAQDGILKYMLKMMEVCKAQGFVYGIIPEKGKPVSGASDNLREWWKDKVRFDRNGPAAIAKYQADNAILPGGDEGSSPFGPTPHTLQELQDTTLGSLLSALMQHCDPPQRRFPLERGVPPPWWPNGKEEWWHQLGLLKDQGSPPYKKPHDLKKAWKVGVLTAVIKHMSPDIAKIRKLVRQSKCLQDKMTAKESATWLAIINQEEALARELYPDRCPPVSGCSSSGTFPMNHSSEYDVDVGDEESNFDVQEQKPAALGLLNIGMGRFQDRLPIPFQQQSRAIEDELITSLEFSRKRKPGCELNVIMDQKVYTCEFLQCPHAEHHNGFHDRHSRDNHQLSCPYKHFSVKPVTFPQAFVQHKPSPLSGNQTPAPPFDLSGLGVPEDGQRMINELMSCYDNNVIGNKNANAPKEQQRNVHCHQDVGYLQSQGMVLGGGLFDNNNNNVHHNPTMVRAGDGFDQCNHNPSANFQLMFSSPFNVPAIDFSDNFGPRDSLAKQDISMWY, encoded by the coding sequence ATGATGATGTTTGAGGATATTGGCTTCTGTGGCGACCTCGATTTCTTTGCGATGAAGGAAGCAGCAGACGTCTGCACTGCGCAGACGTCTGCTGCTAATGCCGATGCAGAGGCCGAGGGCCGGGGGGTTGGGGAGGATGATGACTACACGGACGATGAGGAGATCGACGTGGATGAGCTGGAGAGGAGGATGTGGAGGGACAAGATGAGGCTGAAGAGGCTGAAGGAGATGAAGAGCAAGGGGAGGGAAGGGGTTGATGCTGCGAAGTCGCAGGAGCAggcgaggaggaagaagatgtcGAGGGCGCAGGACGGGATCTTGAAGTACATGTTGAAGATGATGGAGGTTTGCAAGGCTCAGGGCTTTGTGTACGGGATTATCCCGGAGAAGGGGAAGCCTGTGAGCGGAGCATCTGATAATCTGCGGGAGTGGTGGAAGGATAAGGTGAGATTCGACCGGAATGGGCCGGCTGCTATTGCTAAATACCAGGCGGACAACGCCATCCTCCCCGGGGGGGATGAGGGGTCCAGCCCCTTTGGGCCGACTCCTCACACGTTGCAGGAGCTCCAGGACACCACGCTTGGCTCGTTGCTGTCGGCTCTGATGCAGCACTGCGATCCGCCTCAGCGGAGGTTTCCGTTGGAGAGGGGCGTCCCACCTCCGTGGTGGCCCAACGGGAAGGAGGAGTGGTGGCATCAGTTAGGCCTGTTGAAGGATCAGGGCTCCCCTCCTTACAAGAAGCCTCATGATCTGAAGAAGGCGTGGAAGGTCGGGGTTCTGACGGCCGTGATCAAGCATATGTCGCCCGACATTGCCAAGATCCGAAAGCTCGTGAGGCAGTCCAAGTGTTTGCAGGACAAGATGACGGCCAAGGAGAGCGCGACGTGGCTGGCTATAATCAACCAGGAGGAAGCCCTGGCGAGGGAGCTCTACCCTGATCGTTGCCCGCCCGTCTCTGGATGCAGCAGCAGCGGGACATTCCCGATGAACCACAGCAGCGAGTACGACGTGGATGTGGGCGACGAAGAGTCCAATTTCGACGTGCAGGAGCAGAAACCGGCTGCTCTCGGGCTGTTGAACATTGGGATGGGTAGGTTTCAAGACCGGCTTCCGATTCCATTTCAGCAACAGTCCCGTGCGATCGAAGACGAACTAATCACCAGCTTGGAGTTCTCGAGGAAGAGGAAGCCCGGCTGCGAGCTCAACGTGATAATGGATCAGAAGGTCTACACGTGCGAGTTTCTTCAATGCCCGCACGCTGAGCACCACAATGGCTTCCATGACCGACATTCCCGTGATAATCACCAGCTTTCTTGCCCTTACAAGCATTTCAGCGTCAAGCCGGTGACCTTTCCTCAGGCCTTTGTCCAGCACAAGCCATCTCCGTTGTCCGGTAACCAAACTCCAGCGCCACCCTTTGATCTCTCCGGTCTAGGTGTCCCGGAAGACGGGCAGAGGATGATCAACGAGCTCATGTCCTGCTACGACAACAATGTGATAGGAAACAAGAACGCAAATGCCCCCAAGGAGCAGCAACGCAATGTGCATTGCCACCAAGACGTCGGCTACCTCCAGAGCCAAGGAATGGTGCTGGGAGGCGGCCTATTCgataacaacaacaacaacgttCATCACAACCCCACAATGGTCCGAGCAGGGGATGGGTTCGATCAGTGCAACCACAACCCTAGTGCGAATTTCCAGCTAATGTTCAGTTCTCCGTTCAACGTTCCCGCTATCGATTTCTCGGATAATTTCGGGCCGAGGGATAGCCTGGCGAAACAGGATATTTCAATGTGGTACTGA